TATCATCCTCTGCTGATTCCCTTGCCCATCTGGCTCACAAGCTGCAGAAGCTGGTAGAACAATTCAAGCTGTAGCCGTTGAACTAAAGATTATTTACACCGACACTACGATGACAGAGCAACCTTCCAATGGCTGTTATCGTGTAAAAGATTAGTTCAACTTATATAACAAGTAGTCTGTAATACCAAAAGCCCCTTTGCCATCATATTGGCAAAGGGGCTTTTGGGTTATGAAGGGCCATGAAATTTAGAAAGGAAATGACTCTCCTATTCAGCAGATTGCTTTTTATCTCCGTGATATCCTTGATCTCCGTAGGGCTCTAACTGTTCAAACCAGCGATTCAGACATTTGGCGAGTGCATCTTTGGGATCGTTATACGGGTTATCGTCTTGTTTCAATGTCTCCAGCACCTCGATCACAAAAGCATTCTCTCCATATTCATTCCATTCAGCCTGCAATCTTCGATTCAGATGGCTACCCATCTGTAACATAAACCGTTGTCCGTTAATGGTTTTCAGGTTAAGTGTGCTGTCGATATAAACTTTGCCGTTACGTTCATTCCGAATCTGGTAGACGCCCGCTTCCGTTTTAACTTCTTTGGCCTGTTCCTGTAATTCTTTGCGACGATCCATCTTCTCCTGCTCCCCCTTTGCTTTGCGCTCCGGTTTTCCAACTTCGGCGCTCTGTTGATCTGCGTGGCTTCCCAGCCAATACTGACTGCCGTCTGGCTCACGTTCCAGCAAACCATAGTCGACGAGATACCTCCGTATTTCCACGTAATCATCATAAACTTCCTTCAGCAGCTCATTGACCTGTTTCTCGGAATATTTGCGCTCTGTCTCGAATCGTTTGGCAATTTCGATGAGCACAATATATTTATGCTTTTGCTGCATATGAAACGTCGTCAGTGGACCGCCAGTACCCTCTGGAAAATACTTGTTTAGCACCTTCTCCCGATCCTGTTCTGTAATATCAAATGAGTTCGGATGGATCGTATGTCCATGCCTTGTCACAGGTGACACCCATTCGGCTGGACCCTGGGTATCCTTACTTTTGAGAAGTTCCATTAATGCCAGGAATATTTTAGCCTGCCGTTCCTTCTCCTTCAA
The nucleotide sequence above comes from Paenibacillus sp. W2I17. Encoded proteins:
- a CDS encoding DUF2087 domain-containing protein, producing MKSSESWLQTASLEEIKRGYMEEGPAYICVCCGYRTEAGIIYPEEGVLYEAARYMRVHIEKVHGSVFEYLLELDKSVTGLSDVQRGLLAQFYEGKKDAEVQKTLGIGSASTIRNHRFVLKEKERQAKIFLALMELLKSKDTQGPAEWVSPVTRHGHTIHPNSFDITEQDREKVLNKYFPEGTGGPLTTFHMQQKHKYIVLIEIAKRFETERKYSEKQVNELLKEVYDDYVEIRRYLVDYGLLEREPDGSQYWLGSHADQQSAEVGKPERKAKGEQEKMDRRKELQEQAKEVKTEAGVYQIRNERNGKVYIDSTLNLKTINGQRFMLQMGSHLNRRLQAEWNEYGENAFVIEVLETLKQDDNPYNDPKDALAKCLNRWFEQLEPYGDQGYHGDKKQSAE